CTGGGGAGGCACAGAGCGCACAGTGAGCCCCGCCCGCCCCCGGGAGCCCGCGCCCGGGTGTATCTGAAGCGGGGCCGGGGGACCGTCCATCCGCTGCTTCTAGACACGGCCCAGGCCGGGGGGAAGCCGCTCACGTGGGTGCCCGCACAGCCTGAGGATGGGAGTCCGCCGGCCAAGCCAGCGCCAGTCACGGCCCCCATCCTGGGGTCCGGGACAGGCGGCCCCCGCACTTCTGCTCCTGCCTCACCCACACCCCTGAGCCCCCCCACCAGAGGGGCCGCGTCTGCAAGCAGTGGGACCaggggagaggggccggcgctgggcgcagcgggtaaggccaccgcctgcagggctggcatcccatgtaggcgccggttcgagtcccggctgctccacttctgatccagctctctgctgtggcctgtgagagcagtggacgatggcccctgcacctgcgtgggagacccggatggagctcctggctcctggcttcagcccagtcctggccatttcagccatttggggagcgaaccagcggtggaagacctctctctctctctgtccctctctctccccgcccccatatctcttgaaaataataaataaatctcaaacaaGACCACAGGCGGCAGCGACTGCCGGGCTCAGAggccccaggccccggcctcTCGCTGGacgccaccatctgctgcccccGCCCAAGGCCAGGGCGGCTCGGAGGCTGCGATGGAGGAGGAGCCTCTGGCCAGGTCCGAGTGGGCAACAGCAGGGACCAAGGCCCTGGGGCCCGGGACAgcgggaggagcaggaggagggcgcCCCTACCTGAGGTCCAGGTCCTGGTACGGGTTGCTCTCCACCCCGAAGGCCGCCGCCTCCTCGTCCTCAGCTCTGCGGGCAGAGGGGGCGCAGCCTCAGCCtcggcgcccctcccccactgcggaggcgcggcgcggggcggggcggggcgcccaCCTGGCCTTGGTGCACCAGATGCGGTTGACCAGCAGCACCACGAAGACGAGGAAGAGGAAGCCCACCACGGCCGCCAGCCCCACCAGCCACGGCTTCAGGCGGCGCCCGGAGGCTGTCGGGGAGCAGGCGGGgtcaggaaggagggtgggggcttccagggggccctgccgcctcctcctcccgctCTCCCGGGCCTCAGTGTCCCGGGGTGGGAAATGGGGGCGTACCAAGCTGCGATcagccccgccgccccgcccccttaCCCTCCTGGGCGTCCACAGGCGACAGGAGCAAGGCCCCCAGGACAAGGAGGGTCCCCAGGGTCTCCATGGCCACGCGCAGAGCGAGCGGCGGTGGCAGAG
The Lepus europaeus isolate LE1 unplaced genomic scaffold, mLepTim1.pri SCAFFOLD_264, whole genome shotgun sequence DNA segment above includes these coding regions:
- the SMIM24 gene encoding small integral membrane protein 24 translates to METLGTLLVLGALLLSPVDAQEASGRRLKPWLVGLAAVVGFLFLVFVVLLVNRIWCTKARAEDEEAAAFGVESNPYQDLDLSQEPKKKKGKEAQDREGGPGLELQGRDALEDDGKTKKTAL